The proteins below come from a single Holdemania massiliensis genomic window:
- a CDS encoding amidohydrolase family protein yields MKTVYINGIVLDGTETMEPRKGLAIVTEGETITAIEPLQSEYQEAQIVDLKGQYIMPGLINLHVHLPANGKPKKKQSDPKKLVRLMTSNSFLRKIMFNMCAGYAKTQLMSGVTTIRTVGGVEDVDTQIRDAICAGKLEGPRILAGNMAISVPGGHMAGSLAYEATSSQQARDYVRQIAKDKPDLIKLMITGGVLDAKVKGEPGELKMSPEIIKAACEEAHALGLQVAAHVESPQGVQVALENGVDTIEHGAMPTAEIIQLFKDRKACQVATLSPALPYALFDRTVSHVSEMEQYNGKVVFDGIVECAKACLASGVPVGLGTDTGCPYITHYDMWREVNYFHKFCGVSNQFALYTATKRNAELVGIDKETGSIEVGKCADFIVTEKNPLEDLKALRNIRMVVARGKRIENPRVKKMPEVEQALDQFL; encoded by the coding sequence ATGAAAACAGTTTATATAAACGGAATCGTGTTGGACGGTACAGAAACGATGGAACCGCGCAAAGGCCTGGCGATCGTGACGGAGGGAGAAACGATTACGGCGATTGAACCGCTTCAAAGTGAATATCAAGAGGCGCAGATCGTTGATCTGAAAGGTCAGTACATCATGCCTGGGCTGATCAATCTGCATGTCCATCTGCCGGCCAATGGCAAGCCGAAGAAAAAACAGAGCGATCCGAAGAAACTGGTCAGGCTGATGACAAGCAATTCCTTCCTGCGCAAGATTATGTTTAACATGTGCGCAGGCTATGCGAAAACACAGCTGATGAGTGGAGTGACGACGATCCGCACGGTCGGTGGAGTGGAAGATGTGGATACGCAGATCCGCGATGCGATTTGTGCGGGAAAATTGGAAGGTCCGCGGATTCTTGCAGGAAACATGGCGATTTCCGTACCGGGAGGCCATATGGCGGGTTCTTTAGCGTATGAAGCGACTTCTTCGCAGCAGGCACGGGACTATGTCCGTCAGATTGCCAAAGATAAACCCGATTTAATTAAATTGATGATTACCGGCGGAGTATTGGATGCCAAAGTCAAAGGCGAGCCGGGAGAATTGAAAATGTCTCCGGAAATCATCAAAGCAGCCTGTGAGGAAGCTCATGCGTTAGGCCTGCAGGTAGCAGCTCATGTGGAAAGTCCGCAGGGTGTTCAGGTCGCTTTGGAAAACGGCGTGGATACGATCGAGCATGGAGCTATGCCGACAGCGGAGATCATCCAGCTGTTTAAAGACCGCAAGGCCTGTCAGGTGGCTACGCTCTCACCCGCTTTACCTTATGCTTTGTTTGATCGGACTGTCAGCCATGTTTCAGAGATGGAACAATACAACGGCAAGGTTGTCTTTGACGGAATTGTTGAATGCGCTAAGGCCTGTTTGGCTAGTGGCGTGCCGGTTGGATTAGGCACCGATACCGGTTGTCCTTATATCACGCATTACGATATGTGGCGGGAAGTCAATTACTTCCATAAATTCTGCGGGGTGTCCAACCAATTTGCATTGTATACAGCGACGAAGCGCAACGCTGAACTGGTGGGAATCGACAAGGAAACCGGATCGATCGAAGTCGGAAAATGCGCGGACTTCATTGTTACAGAAAAGAATCCATTAGAGGATCTTAAAGCTCTGCGGAACATCCGGATGGTCGTTGCCCGTGGTAAACGCATTGAGAATCCAAGGGTGAAAAAAATGCCGGAAGTCGAGCAGGCTCTGGATCAGTTTCTTTAA
- a CDS encoding PTS system mannose/fructose/sorbose family transporter subunit IID: protein MKHSELTAQEKKHLWTLFWRSGTVFASFNMVKMEGQCYNYCMFPILDDVYQGQEELRREAIVRNGEFFNTHACTMGLCLGISYAMEKERSANPEAMDPAMITNIKTSLMGPLAGIGDSLFFNTIRVIASGIAISLCAQANPAGILLFILIYGGSFLLLKYYLVDLGYRLGVNAIGSAFQSGTMNMITQAASVMGLMMVGALVSQMVSVTTPLVLNINGATLAVQEILDAIMPGILKLGLLFLIFAMLKKKMKPVTIILIVLAAAILGSFLGVF from the coding sequence ATGAAACACAGCGAACTGACAGCTCAGGAAAAGAAACATCTATGGACGCTGTTCTGGCGCTCCGGCACCGTCTTTGCTTCCTTCAATATGGTCAAAATGGAAGGACAATGCTACAACTATTGCATGTTCCCGATTTTGGATGATGTCTATCAAGGACAGGAAGAACTGCGACGGGAAGCAATTGTCCGCAATGGTGAATTTTTCAATACCCATGCCTGTACGATGGGATTGTGCTTGGGAATTTCCTATGCAATGGAGAAAGAACGGTCAGCGAATCCAGAAGCGATGGATCCGGCTATGATTACAAATATCAAAACTTCTCTGATGGGACCATTAGCTGGAATTGGTGATTCCTTATTCTTCAACACGATCCGCGTCATTGCTTCCGGGATTGCGATTTCACTCTGCGCTCAGGCTAATCCGGCCGGAATTCTATTATTCATTCTGATTTACGGCGGTTCGTTTCTGCTGCTGAAATATTATCTAGTCGATCTGGGGTATCGTCTGGGTGTCAATGCCATCGGCAGTGCTTTCCAATCCGGAACGATGAATATGATCACGCAGGCGGCTTCCGTCATGGGTTTGATGATGGTCGGCGCGCTCGTTTCCCAAATGGTCTCCGTCACAACCCCTTTAGTTTTAAATATTAACGGCGCAACGTTGGCAGTTCAGGAAATCCTTGATGCAATCATGCCGGGAATTTTGAAATTAGGCTTGTTGTTTCTGATATTCGCAATGCTGAAAAAGAAAATGAAGCCGGTGACGATCATTCTGATTGTTTTAGCAGCGGCCATCCTCGGCAGTTTCCTGGGGGTTTTCTAA
- a CDS encoding PTS sugar transporter subunit IIA, whose translation MAELIIATHGKMAGGTADAVELLTGKKKHLFILEAYDDNLSVEEKIEQLCRKLDPQQQWIFAVDLHYGSVAQALAVHFAGKLDQVKILAGFNLSLILRLTEASSETVFTEDELRSLAEASRKDVILVNDLFQMSSDF comes from the coding sequence ATGGCTGAACTGATTATTGCAACTCATGGAAAAATGGCAGGCGGCACAGCGGATGCTGTTGAGCTTCTGACAGGGAAGAAAAAGCATTTGTTCATTTTGGAGGCCTATGATGATAACCTGTCGGTTGAGGAAAAAATCGAGCAGTTATGCCGCAAGCTTGATCCGCAGCAGCAGTGGATTTTCGCCGTAGATCTTCATTATGGAAGTGTGGCGCAGGCTCTGGCAGTCCATTTTGCAGGAAAGCTGGATCAGGTTAAAATTCTTGCCGGTTTTAATTTAAGCTTAATTCTTCGGCTGACAGAAGCATCTTCTGAAACCGTGTTCACCGAGGATGAGCTGCGCAGTCTGGCGGAAGCAAGCCGTAAGGACGTCATATTGGTGAATGATCTGTTTCAGATGTCTTCTGATTTTTAA
- a CDS encoding PTS system mannose/fructose/N-acetylgalactosamine-transporter subunit IIB: MIKMLRIDERLIHGQIVVDWSRYLGVNAIIVGNDMAATNSVVEMTLRMAAPTGIKVGIKTVRGAVEVLNNPQMAQYQVLVIVSSPQDAAQIVTQVPGIPRVNLGNYGRLNREQQHRQTLRSSVYLNEEEIAKMKEIMAMGIACDIQMVTSDPAVPLQECLEKRG, encoded by the coding sequence ATGATTAAAATGCTGAGAATTGACGAACGGCTGATTCATGGCCAGATCGTCGTTGACTGGTCCCGTTATCTGGGCGTCAATGCGATCATTGTCGGCAATGACATGGCCGCTACCAATTCGGTGGTTGAAATGACGCTGCGCATGGCAGCGCCGACAGGAATTAAAGTTGGAATCAAAACGGTCCGCGGTGCGGTAGAGGTTCTCAACAACCCGCAGATGGCGCAGTATCAGGTTCTGGTGATTGTCAGCAGTCCTCAGGATGCAGCACAGATTGTCACTCAGGTTCCGGGAATCCCGCGCGTGAACTTAGGCAATTACGGCCGCCTGAACCGCGAACAGCAGCATCGCCAGACCCTTCGCAGCAGCGTCTATCTGAATGAAGAGGAAATCGCAAAAATGAAAGAAATTATGGCGATGGGGATCGCCTGCGACATTCAGATGGTCACGTCAGATCCGGCAGTTCCGCTTCAGGAATGCCTAGAAAAGAGAGGATAA
- the atpG gene encoding ATP synthase F1 subunit gamma, translating into MAQGKQALKGRIRSVSATRKITSAMELIANAKLQKQRIQMEKNREYADTLRQMVSQILANNPESDCVYLKKNQSPRTLTFMFTSDMGLCGAYNANLLRMAQEVLDPQDPMIVIGTKGTSTLRQKGFNLIHEPMGSDHVDFYVFNDLADEALNLYVDGEIGKIQILYCQFVNAVTFTPQLLTLLPVSPMEREGREFKVETLFEPGPDEILKSLIPMYVRSLLYSTHMQTKTAEQGSRRVAMESATDNADELIDKLTLQYNQARQAAITQEITEIVAGADAS; encoded by the coding sequence ATGGCGCAGGGAAAGCAAGCGTTAAAGGGACGCATTCGTTCCGTCAGCGCCACCCGGAAAATAACCAGTGCGATGGAGCTGATCGCCAATGCCAAGCTGCAGAAGCAGCGCATTCAGATGGAAAAAAACCGGGAATATGCGGATACGCTGCGTCAGATGGTCAGTCAGATTCTGGCGAACAATCCGGAAAGTGACTGCGTCTATTTAAAGAAAAATCAATCACCCCGCACCTTAACGTTTATGTTTACCTCGGATATGGGGCTGTGCGGAGCGTATAACGCCAACCTGCTGCGGATGGCTCAGGAAGTCCTGGATCCGCAGGATCCGATGATTGTGATTGGCACCAAGGGCACCAGCACGCTGCGGCAGAAAGGATTCAATCTGATCCATGAGCCGATGGGGTCCGATCATGTGGATTTCTATGTGTTCAATGATTTGGCGGATGAAGCGCTGAATCTGTATGTTGACGGTGAAATCGGAAAGATTCAGATTCTTTATTGCCAGTTTGTCAATGCGGTAACCTTTACCCCGCAGCTTTTGACGCTGCTACCGGTCAGTCCGATGGAGCGGGAAGGCCGGGAGTTTAAGGTGGAAACCTTATTTGAACCAGGTCCGGATGAAATCCTAAAATCCCTGATTCCGATGTATGTCCGTTCTTTGCTTTACAGCACGCACATGCAGACGAAAACGGCGGAACAGGGTTCTCGCCGGGTTGCGATGGAAAGTGCGACGGACAATGCCGACGAGCTGATCGATAAGCTGACACTGCAGTATAACCAGGCGCGTCAGGCGGCGATCACACAGGAAATCACAGAAATTGTCGCCGGGGCCGACGCCTCGTAG
- a CDS encoding AtpZ/AtpI family protein, with protein sequence MKSWIQAMTLGFTVIVSILAPTLIGLLLDETCGIRPWGVIGGILCGAGCAFAALWQLTKTK encoded by the coding sequence GTGAAAAGCTGGATCCAGGCGATGACGCTGGGATTCACCGTGATCGTATCCATCCTGGCGCCGACGCTGATCGGGCTATTGCTGGATGAGACCTGCGGGATTCGCCCCTGGGGTGTCATCGGCGGCATCCTCTGCGGGGCTGGGTGTGCGTTTGCGGCCTTATGGCAGCTGACGAAAACGAAATAA
- the atpD gene encoding F0F1 ATP synthase subunit beta yields the protein MANNIGKIVQVIGPVVDIRYAAGNLPALNNAIVVDKGEGQRITVEVAQHIGDDVVRCIAMASTDGLVRGMECLDTEAPISVPVGQQVLGRMFNVLGDEIDGLGGLPEPNKKLPIHRAAPSFEEQLTSAEILETGIKVIDLLCPYARGGKIGLFGGAGVGKTVLMQELIHNIAKEHGGMSVVAGVGERTREGNDMYHEMKDSGVLDKTVLVYGQMNESPGARMRVALSGLTMAEYFRDQEGQDVLLFIDNIFRFTQAGSEVSALLGRMPSAVGYQPTLATEMGQLQERITSTKRGSITSVQAIYVPADDLTDPAPATTFSHLDAKTVLDRSIAALGIYPAVDPLESSSRMLDPLIVGEEHYEVARGVQQLLQRYKELQDIIAILGMDELSDEDKKIVNRARRARNFLSQPFHVAEQFSGYKGTYVPLAETVRSFKELLAGKYDDLPEQAFMFVGTIEEAAEKARQLGQ from the coding sequence ATGGCTAATAATATTGGAAAAATCGTACAGGTCATCGGACCGGTTGTCGATATTCGGTATGCCGCCGGGAATCTGCCGGCTTTAAACAACGCGATTGTTGTGGATAAGGGCGAAGGTCAGCGGATTACCGTTGAAGTCGCCCAGCATATCGGCGATGACGTTGTTCGCTGCATCGCGATGGCTTCGACGGACGGACTGGTCCGCGGCATGGAATGTCTAGATACCGAAGCGCCGATCAGCGTGCCGGTAGGTCAGCAGGTGCTGGGCCGGATGTTCAATGTCCTGGGCGATGAGATTGATGGTTTGGGCGGATTGCCGGAACCGAACAAGAAACTGCCGATTCACCGCGCTGCGCCTTCCTTTGAGGAACAGCTGACGTCTGCGGAAATTCTGGAGACCGGCATCAAGGTTATCGACCTGCTTTGCCCGTATGCCCGCGGCGGCAAGATCGGTCTGTTCGGCGGCGCCGGGGTCGGCAAAACCGTCTTGATGCAGGAACTGATTCACAACATTGCCAAGGAACATGGTGGCATGTCCGTTGTGGCTGGGGTCGGCGAACGAACCCGTGAAGGCAATGACATGTACCATGAAATGAAGGATTCCGGCGTTTTGGACAAGACGGTTCTGGTCTATGGTCAGATGAACGAAAGTCCGGGCGCAAGAATGCGCGTGGCGCTGTCCGGCTTAACGATGGCGGAATACTTCCGCGATCAGGAAGGCCAGGACGTCCTGTTGTTTATTGACAATATCTTCCGTTTTACCCAGGCGGGTTCAGAAGTTTCAGCACTGTTAGGCCGGATGCCGTCGGCGGTTGGTTATCAGCCAACATTGGCGACAGAAATGGGACAGCTGCAGGAACGGATCACTTCTACGAAGCGGGGTTCGATTACTTCCGTTCAGGCGATTTACGTTCCGGCGGATGACTTGACAGACCCGGCTCCGGCGACGACGTTCTCGCATCTGGATGCCAAGACCGTTCTGGATCGTTCGATCGCGGCATTGGGTATTTATCCGGCGGTTGATCCGCTGGAATCCAGTTCACGGATGCTGGATCCGTTAATCGTGGGTGAAGAACATTACGAAGTCGCCCGCGGCGTCCAGCAGTTACTGCAGCGCTATAAAGAGCTGCAGGACATCATCGCGATTTTGGGTATGGATGAATTGTCAGATGAAGACAAAAAAATCGTAAACCGGGCACGCCGGGCACGAAACTTCCTGTCGCAGCCGTTCCATGTTGCCGAACAGTTCTCCGGCTATAAGGGAACTTACGTTCCTTTAGCGGAAACTGTGCGCAGTTTCAAGGAACTGTTGGCTGGTAAATATGATGATCTGCCGGAACAAGCCTTTATGTTCGTCGGTACGATTGAAGAAGCGGCGGAGAAAGCCCGTCAGCTGGGGCAGTAG
- the atpA gene encoding F0F1 ATP synthase subunit alpha — MSLRPEEISALIKEQIKHYEDKIQSNDVGYVIRVGDGIALIQGLDKAMSSELLLFPHDVYGMVLNLEEDHVGAVLLGDDTLIKEGDEVKRTGRIVEVPVGDGMLGRVVNALGQPIDGKGPIVCDRTRPVERVAPGVMTRKSVHQPLMTGLKIIDSMIPIGKGQRELIIGDRQTGKTAIAIDTILNQKGQDVYCIYVAIGQKTSTVAQIVEKLRQHDAMGYTTIVAATASEMAPLQYLAPYAGCAIGEEWMEQGKDVLIIYDDLSKHAVAYRTMSLLLRRPPGREAYPGDVFYLHSRLLERAAKLNDELGGGSLTALPIIETQAGDISAYIPTNVISITDGQIFLQTELFNAGVRPAVDSGLSVSRVGSAAQTKAMKQVSGSLKLDLAQYHEMLSFSQFGSDLDPVTKATIDHGARLTELLKQGQYSPLTMSEQVLSLFAAKNGYLKNVPVEQIKNFEEGMHKFFAQDKADLIERIDAEKKLDADLEAALKQAMDEYLQQFQLISGM, encoded by the coding sequence ATGAGTTTAAGACCTGAAGAAATCAGTGCTCTGATCAAAGAACAGATCAAGCACTATGAAGATAAAATTCAGTCGAACGACGTCGGCTATGTCATTCGTGTCGGCGACGGAATCGCCTTAATTCAGGGATTGGACAAAGCGATGTCATCCGAGCTGCTGCTGTTTCCGCATGATGTCTACGGCATGGTGCTGAACCTGGAAGAAGACCATGTGGGCGCAGTCTTGCTGGGCGATGATACGCTGATTAAAGAGGGCGATGAAGTCAAACGCACCGGCCGGATTGTCGAAGTTCCGGTTGGCGACGGAATGTTAGGACGAGTGGTCAACGCCTTAGGTCAGCCGATTGACGGCAAGGGCCCGATTGTCTGTGACAGAACCCGTCCGGTTGAACGGGTAGCGCCGGGTGTCATGACGCGTAAGAGCGTGCATCAGCCGTTAATGACCGGATTAAAAATTATCGACTCGATGATTCCGATCGGCAAAGGCCAGCGTGAGCTGATTATCGGTGACCGCCAGACCGGCAAAACCGCGATTGCGATCGACACGATTCTGAACCAGAAGGGTCAGGATGTGTACTGTATTTATGTTGCGATTGGACAGAAGACCAGCACCGTCGCTCAGATTGTCGAAAAGCTCCGGCAGCATGATGCGATGGGATATACGACGATTGTTGCAGCAACGGCCAGTGAAATGGCTCCGCTGCAGTATCTGGCGCCATATGCCGGCTGCGCGATCGGTGAGGAATGGATGGAACAGGGCAAAGACGTGCTGATCATCTATGATGACCTTTCCAAGCATGCGGTTGCTTACCGTACCATGTCGCTGTTATTAAGAAGACCACCGGGACGCGAAGCCTATCCGGGCGATGTTTTCTATCTGCATTCCCGGCTTCTGGAACGGGCGGCAAAGCTGAATGATGAACTGGGCGGCGGTTCTTTGACCGCACTGCCGATCATTGAAACCCAGGCCGGCGATATTTCGGCCTACATTCCGACCAATGTCATTTCGATTACGGACGGCCAGATCTTCTTGCAGACCGAACTGTTTAATGCCGGTGTTCGGCCGGCGGTGGACAGCGGCTTGTCCGTATCCCGTGTCGGCAGCGCTGCGCAGACCAAGGCCATGAAGCAGGTTTCCGGTTCGTTGAAGCTGGATCTGGCACAGTATCATGAAATGCTCAGCTTCTCGCAGTTTGGCTCCGATTTGGATCCGGTGACCAAGGCGACGATTGATCACGGCGCTCGGCTGACTGAATTGTTAAAGCAGGGACAGTATTCGCCGTTAACGATGAGCGAACAGGTTTTATCACTGTTTGCCGCCAAGAACGGTTATCTGAAGAACGTACCGGTCGAACAGATCAAGAACTTTGAAGAAGGCATGCATAAATTCTTTGCACAGGACAAAGCCGATCTGATCGAACGGATTGACGCAGAGAAGAAACTGGATGCGGATTTGGAAGCGGCGCTGAAGCAGGCGATGGACGAATATCTGCAGCAGTTTCAGCTGATCAGCGGGATGTAG
- the atpC gene encoding ATP synthase F1 subunit epsilon yields the protein MIHCRVVTPEGLAKELDTTILNVVSTVGQLGILSRHVPLVTPLAISRMITEESDGRREYAVAGGLLYFENDLATILTDAIESKEEIDLRRAEEAKQRAEARMEDPNMDIRRAEVALKKAMNRISVKGDVK from the coding sequence ATGATCCACTGCCGCGTGGTGACGCCGGAAGGACTGGCGAAGGAACTGGATACCACCATCCTGAATGTGGTCAGCACTGTCGGTCAGCTGGGAATCTTATCCCGTCATGTACCGCTGGTCACACCGCTGGCCATCTCCCGCATGATTACGGAAGAAAGCGACGGCCGCAGGGAATACGCTGTCGCCGGCGGTCTGTTATATTTTGAAAATGATCTGGCAACGATCCTGACCGATGCGATTGAGTCCAAAGAGGAAATTGATCTGCGCCGGGCAGAGGAGGCCAAACAGCGGGCTGAAGCTCGGATGGAAGATCCCAATATGGATATCCGCCGTGCTGAAGTTGCCCTGAAGAAGGCCATGAACCGAATTTCGGTGAAAGGCGATGTAAAATAG
- a CDS encoding PTS mannose/fructose/sorbose/N-acetylgalactosamine transporter subunit IIC gives MVQGALLAALVYYAFNMMDCLLGWQVLVRPIVLGPMVGLVLGDFKTGITMGASLEAIYVGMSWIGGVTPADPASSSVVAIAFAILTHVSPETALTIALPIGAVMARVDSMVTPITGALSGVFDKLAEKGETRKYSILHIATLFCVDYTIHTTLIFMAMAFGMDKMEFVLSGMPDFLLNGLNVAGGMLVAVGFAILTTMIWSKELAVFFFVGFVLAEFLQLPIIAIAILALAVAVVGFSRDRKMKQMEDRLASSGKEDLF, from the coding sequence ATGGTACAGGGAGCTTTGTTGGCAGCTTTGGTTTACTATGCTTTTAACATGATGGACTGCCTGTTAGGCTGGCAGGTTCTGGTTCGGCCGATTGTGCTGGGACCGATGGTGGGGCTGGTCTTGGGGGACTTTAAAACCGGGATTACGATGGGCGCTTCATTAGAGGCTATCTATGTCGGCATGTCCTGGATCGGCGGTGTGACTCCGGCGGATCCCGCTTCCAGTTCGGTCGTCGCCATCGCCTTTGCAATTCTGACCCATGTTTCGCCGGAAACGGCTTTAACCATCGCCTTACCGATCGGCGCCGTCATGGCCCGTGTCGACAGTATGGTAACGCCGATAACCGGAGCTTTGTCAGGGGTGTTTGATAAACTGGCGGAAAAAGGGGAAACGCGGAAGTATTCCATTCTCCACATCGCGACACTTTTCTGTGTAGATTATACGATTCATACCACGTTGATTTTCATGGCCATGGCCTTCGGCATGGACAAAATGGAATTTGTTCTTAGCGGCATGCCGGACTTTCTGCTTAACGGCTTAAATGTTGCGGGCGGAATGCTGGTCGCTGTTGGGTTTGCGATTTTAACGACAATGATCTGGTCTAAGGAACTTGCGGTCTTTTTCTTCGTCGGTTTTGTACTGGCTGAGTTTCTGCAGCTGCCGATCATCGCAATCGCGATTTTAGCCTTAGCCGTGGCTGTCGTCGGCTTTAGCCGGGATCGAAAAATGAAACAGATGGAAGATCGGCTGGCTTCCAGTGGGAAGGAGGATCTGTTCTGA
- a CDS encoding F0F1 ATP synthase subunit delta, which translates to MASQVAERYGQALFELAKETGNLVRWGQQARYLAAVVEENPQLLDFFNAVKISAEEKKQMVNTLFSGQIDTLLVHFLDLLIDKKRTKNTVEILRQFISLENAERGVAEGYVYSARKLAKEDMIRIAEALTRNHGRSLELTNRIDPRLISGFKVVIGNEVIDGSMKSKIESLKSELLKESR; encoded by the coding sequence ATGGCCAGTCAGGTCGCTGAACGGTACGGCCAGGCACTCTTTGAACTGGCTAAAGAAACCGGAAACCTCGTTCGCTGGGGTCAGCAGGCCCGTTATTTAGCGGCGGTGGTGGAAGAAAATCCGCAGCTGCTGGATTTTTTCAACGCGGTGAAGATCAGTGCGGAAGAAAAAAAACAGATGGTCAACACCTTGTTTTCCGGACAGATCGATACCCTGCTCGTGCATTTTCTGGATCTTTTGATTGATAAAAAACGAACGAAGAACACCGTTGAGATTCTCCGTCAATTTATCAGTCTGGAAAACGCTGAGCGCGGGGTAGCCGAGGGTTATGTGTACTCGGCACGCAAACTGGCAAAAGAAGACATGATCCGCATTGCCGAAGCGCTAACTCGGAATCATGGGCGCAGTCTGGAACTGACCAACCGGATCGATCCGCGGTTAATTTCCGGATTTAAAGTGGTGATCGGCAACGAGGTGATTGACGGCTCCATGAAATCAAAAATTGAATCACTGAAAAGTGAACTGTTGAAGGAAAGCAGGTGA
- the atpF gene encoding F0F1 ATP synthase subunit B produces the protein MIDIDVIGQLLPNPITMLTQLCSTLVLFLIIKKFLWKSITNMLERRAEKMQEELTASEQAHQQALQDREDARLQLKEAVTRSQTIIEKATVEAKSVREEIVRKAKTEADDQIVRARGQIELERSQMQSEIHKEMVEVAMSAAEKLIGEKSNEASDRQAVDQFVKEVTAYGQSGR, from the coding sequence ATGATTGATATTGATGTTATAGGCCAATTGCTTCCCAATCCGATCACGATGCTGACGCAGCTGTGTTCTACGCTGGTGCTGTTTCTGATCATCAAAAAGTTTTTGTGGAAGAGCATCACCAATATGCTTGAACGGCGTGCTGAGAAAATGCAGGAGGAACTGACGGCGAGCGAACAAGCTCACCAACAGGCGCTGCAGGATCGTGAGGATGCCCGTTTACAGCTGAAGGAAGCGGTGACACGGTCACAGACGATCATTGAAAAAGCGACGGTGGAAGCCAAGTCGGTGCGGGAAGAAATTGTCCGCAAGGCTAAAACTGAAGCCGATGATCAGATCGTTCGGGCCCGCGGCCAGATTGAGTTGGAACGTTCACAGATGCAAAGTGAAATCCACAAAGAGATGGTTGAGGTAGCGATGAGCGCGGCTGAGAAGCTGATCGGAGAAAAAAGCAACGAAGCCAGCGATCGCCAGGCTGTCGATCAATTTGTAAAGGAAGTAACAGCGTATGGCCAGTCAGGTCGCTGA
- the atpE gene encoding ATP synthase F0 subunit C, which yields MDIAKGLIAIGAGLAVMTGMMTGIGEGFVAGKAVEAIGRNPEAEGKIRSTMILGIALSETCAIYGLLVAILLIFAF from the coding sequence ATGGATATCGCAAAAGGTTTAATCGCTATCGGCGCTGGTCTGGCTGTTATGACCGGTATGATGACAGGTATTGGTGAAGGTTTTGTCGCCGGCAAGGCCGTTGAGGCTATCGGCCGTAATCCGGAAGCTGAAGGTAAAATTCGTTCGACGATGATTCTGGGTATCGCCTTATCTGAAACCTGCGCTATTTACGGCTTATTGGTAGCGATCCTGCTGATCTTCGCGTTCTGA
- a CDS encoding F0F1 ATP synthase subunit A translates to MGKPLHLTIQSDVFIILGVTALLCLAVIALSKKIDKTDPLAKPHGVVLLAIMLVETLDNQVKDNVGPRIAKNLSPYVTTIAIYIFLSNILGLFGFSSPTGNYSVTLMLTIVTWVLVQIAQLKAGGFKAYMHAFIEPMPVFLPMNIFGKFSTILSMSLRLFGNVLCGGIIMSLVYSFTSWCSTALINLLIPVGSAVNFIAPILTPALHFYFDLFAGFIQTLIFITLTMVFIGNEVPEEMKKA, encoded by the coding sequence ATGGGTAAACCGCTGCACCTGACGATTCAGTCGGATGTGTTCATCATCTTGGGCGTGACGGCACTGCTGTGTCTGGCTGTGATCGCCTTGTCCAAAAAGATTGATAAAACCGATCCGCTGGCCAAACCGCACGGCGTGGTTCTGTTGGCAATCATGCTGGTGGAAACGCTGGATAACCAGGTAAAGGACAATGTCGGACCCCGGATCGCTAAAAATCTGTCGCCGTATGTCACGACGATTGCGATTTACATCTTTTTAAGCAATATTCTGGGCCTGTTCGGCTTCTCTTCTCCCACAGGCAATTACAGCGTCACCCTGATGCTGACGATCGTTACCTGGGTGCTCGTTCAGATTGCCCAGCTCAAAGCCGGCGGCTTCAAGGCGTATATGCACGCCTTTATTGAACCGATGCCGGTCTTTCTGCCAATGAATATTTTCGGCAAATTCTCGACGATTCTGTCGATGTCGCTGCGTCTGTTCGGCAACGTGCTGTGCGGAGGCATTATTATGTCTTTGGTCTACAGCTTTACGTCATGGTGCTCGACTGCATTGATTAATTTACTCATTCCCGTCGGATCGGCGGTCAACTTTATCGCCCCGATTCTGACCCCGGCGCTGCATTTCTACTTCGATCTGTTCGCCGGATTTATTCAGACCCTGATCTTCATTACGCTGACGATGGTCTTCATCGGCAATGAAGTTCCGGAAGAAATGAAAAAAGCATAA